From Nitratidesulfovibrio vulgaris str. Hildenborough, a single genomic window includes:
- a CDS encoding carbohydrate ABC transporter permease, which translates to MPRPATMRNIHAWLLLLPAMAFIVAFTHVPAVNTFIHSFMLDGKGGAPATFVGLEHYMYLFEDEVFRKALVNNLLFASGTIPLSIGLAMLMAFMVNAGLAGQSVLRLCYFVPTVLPMIAVANIWLFFFTPEYGLLEQVRGALGFSGVNWLGNESTALPCVIAVAVWKDAGFFMIFYLAALQQISPSLGEAAMLEGASRLYFYRRVVIPLLMPTTLFVLVNATINAFRMVDHLFVLTQGGPNNASSLLLYYIYEVSFKYWDTGYGAALTMVLLAFLGLASIGQFGFFERKVHYR; encoded by the coding sequence GTGCCCAGACCCGCCACCATGCGGAACATCCATGCATGGCTGCTGCTTCTGCCAGCCATGGCCTTCATCGTGGCGTTCACCCACGTTCCGGCAGTGAACACCTTCATCCACAGCTTCATGCTGGATGGCAAGGGCGGTGCCCCTGCCACCTTCGTGGGCCTCGAGCACTACATGTACCTCTTCGAGGACGAAGTGTTCCGCAAGGCGCTGGTCAACAACCTGCTCTTCGCCTCGGGCACCATCCCCCTCTCCATCGGCCTCGCCATGCTGATGGCCTTCATGGTGAACGCAGGGCTTGCGGGCCAGTCCGTGCTGCGGCTGTGCTATTTCGTGCCCACGGTGCTGCCCATGATCGCCGTCGCCAACATCTGGCTCTTCTTCTTCACGCCCGAATACGGACTGCTTGAACAGGTGCGTGGTGCGCTGGGCTTCTCGGGCGTCAACTGGCTTGGCAACGAATCGACGGCCCTGCCGTGCGTCATCGCCGTCGCCGTATGGAAGGACGCGGGCTTCTTCATGATCTTCTACCTCGCCGCATTGCAGCAGATTTCTCCGTCGCTGGGCGAGGCCGCCATGCTCGAAGGGGCATCGCGACTCTATTTCTACCGCCGCGTCGTCATTCCCCTGCTCATGCCCACGACGCTCTTCGTGCTGGTCAACGCCACCATCAACGCCTTCCGCATGGTCGACCACCTCTTCGTCCTCACGCAGGGCGGCCCCAACAACGCCAGTTCGCTGCTGCTCTACTACATCTACGAAGTGAGCTTCAAATACTGGGATACGGGCTACGGTGCGGCACTGACCATGGTGTTGCTGGCCTTCCTCGGACTGGCCTCCATCGGGCAGTTCGGTTTCTTCGAGCGCAAGGTGCACTACAGATGA
- a CDS encoding carbohydrate ABC transporter permease, producing the protein MKQTNIYDSRGLARALDTTAAWTLAIMWALPLLYAIWTAFHPSAYSTRFTLNAPLTLENFVTAWHAAPFALYFVNTVLLVTMVLAAQLVLCTLAAYAFAKYDFRGKNIMFALVLMQLMIMPDVLVVENYRTMASIGVLDSTLAIGLPYMASAFGIFLLRQTFKSIPKELDEAAAVEGASTLQILWKVYVPLGKPVYLAYALVSISYHWNNFLWPLIVTNTTNSRPLTVGLQVFSSTEQGVDWAIITAATLMTSGPLLVAFLLFQRQFVQSFMRAGIK; encoded by the coding sequence ATGAAGCAGACGAACATCTACGACAGCCGGGGTCTCGCACGCGCCCTCGACACCACCGCGGCATGGACGCTGGCCATCATGTGGGCGCTGCCCCTGCTCTATGCCATATGGACGGCCTTTCATCCTTCGGCCTATTCGACACGCTTCACACTGAACGCGCCGCTCACGCTGGAGAACTTCGTGACGGCGTGGCATGCGGCGCCCTTCGCGCTCTACTTCGTCAACACGGTGCTGCTCGTCACCATGGTACTGGCGGCACAGCTGGTGCTTTGCACGCTGGCGGCCTACGCCTTCGCCAAGTACGACTTCAGGGGCAAGAACATCATGTTCGCGCTGGTCCTCATGCAGCTCATGATCATGCCCGACGTGCTGGTGGTGGAGAACTACCGCACCATGGCGAGCATCGGCGTGCTCGACTCCACCCTTGCCATCGGCCTGCCGTACATGGCCTCGGCCTTCGGCATCTTCCTGCTGCGCCAGACCTTCAAGAGCATCCCCAAGGAACTTGACGAGGCCGCCGCCGTGGAAGGGGCGAGCACCCTCCAGATTCTGTGGAAGGTGTACGTGCCGCTGGGCAAACCGGTCTACCTCGCCTATGCGCTGGTCTCCATCAGCTACCACTGGAACAACTTCCTCTGGCCGCTCATCGTCACCAACACCACCAACTCCCGACCGCTCACCGTGGGCTTGCAGGTCTTCTCCTCCACGGAACAGGGGGTGGACTGGGCCATCATCACCGCCGCCACACTCATGACCTCCGGGCCGCTGCTGGTCGCCTTCCTCCTGTTCCAGCGGCAGTTCGTGCAGTCGTTCATGCGGGCGGGCATCAAGTAG
- a CDS encoding alanyl-tRNA editing protein, with translation MSVRKLFWDDPALTETEAVVTGVENDVITLDRTVAFAFSGGQESDRGTIAGHAILKAVKGSPCDPLELYYTLPAGHGLTPGSRVTVCIDGEARRRLVRLHFAAELVLELVNRHYDHPEKTGAHISPDKARLDFAWQGNISVAFPMLHERLSALVAADLPIESSFEDESTEVRYWSIEGFARVRCGGTHPASTGAVGRIRLRRENPGSGRERIVILLDD, from the coding sequence ATGAGCGTCCGCAAACTCTTCTGGGACGACCCTGCCCTCACCGAGACGGAGGCTGTCGTGACCGGCGTCGAAAACGACGTCATCACGCTGGACAGGACCGTGGCCTTCGCCTTCTCGGGCGGGCAGGAGTCCGACAGGGGCACCATCGCCGGACATGCCATCCTCAAGGCGGTCAAAGGGTCCCCTTGCGACCCGCTCGAACTGTACTACACCCTCCCCGCCGGACATGGCCTCACCCCCGGCAGCCGCGTGACCGTATGCATCGATGGCGAGGCACGTCGCAGACTCGTGCGGCTGCACTTCGCTGCCGAACTGGTGCTGGAACTCGTCAACCGGCACTACGACCATCCCGAGAAGACCGGCGCGCACATCTCCCCCGACAAGGCGCGGCTCGACTTCGCATGGCAGGGCAACATCTCCGTGGCGTTCCCCATGCTCCATGAGAGGCTCAGCGCACTGGTGGCCGCAGACCTGCCCATTGAAAGCAGCTTCGAGGACGAGTCCACAGAGGTCCGTTACTGGAGCATCGAAGGGTTCGCACGTGTCCGCTGTGGAGGGACGCACCCCGCATCGACGGGCGCGGTAGGGCGTATCCGGCTGCGTCGCGAGAATCCGGGCAGCGGGCGTGAACGCATCGTGATCCTCCTCGACGACTGA
- the ahbB gene encoding siroheme decarboxylase subunit beta, with protein MSRYDDFTEVERAILRIVQSNLPDSLTPYADIAREVGTDEETVLALLRSLKEEGPIRRFGASIKHQRAGWNHNAMVAWKVDPAIVEEAGTKAAEHPHISHVYYRPSSAPDWPYELYTMIHGRHATAHMDVIEQLRRETPLEEFAVLESLRELKKTSMTYF; from the coding sequence ATGAGCCGTTACGATGACTTCACCGAGGTAGAGCGCGCCATTCTGCGCATCGTGCAGTCCAACCTGCCCGACAGCCTCACCCCCTACGCCGACATCGCCCGCGAGGTGGGAACCGACGAGGAGACCGTGCTCGCCCTCTTGCGCTCCCTCAAGGAGGAAGGCCCCATCCGACGTTTCGGTGCCAGTATCAAGCACCAGCGTGCCGGATGGAACCACAACGCCATGGTGGCGTGGAAGGTCGACCCCGCCATCGTCGAGGAGGCGGGCACCAAGGCGGCCGAGCATCCGCACATCTCGCACGTCTACTATCGGCCCTCTTCGGCCCCCGACTGGCCCTACGAACTGTACACCATGATCCATGGTCGCCATGCGACCGCCCACATGGACGTCATCGAACAGTTGCGCCGTGAGACGCCACTTGAGGAGTTCGCCGTGCTTGAGAGCCTCCGCGAGCTCAAGAAGACATCCATGACCTATTTCTAG
- the hemL gene encoding glutamate-1-semialdehyde 2,1-aminomutase: MSQRSSELFERAQQLIPGGVNSPVRACLGVDSEPLFIARAAGSRLHTVDGETFIDFVESWGPMLLGHTHPEVTAAVHAAVDRGTSYGAPCEDEVVLAAKVVDALPGVDMVRMVNSGTEATMSALRLARGYTGRTKLVKFVGCYHGHADPFLASAGSGVATLSIPGTPGVPESTVRDTLLAPYNDLAAVKDLFALHGKDIAAIIVEAVAGNMGLVPPKAGFLEGLRELCDQHGALLIFDEVITGFRVSFGGAQQRFGITPDLTTLGKIIGGGLPVGAYGGKREIMQRIAPCGEVYQAGTLSGNPLAMAAGIATLDVLSRSDYAGLEARVAAFVKELEAILKGKGVPVRINTLASMFTVFFTNDPVTDFASAKTADGALYTSFYKQMRAQGIYLAPSPFEAAMVSFAHTDDDLAAMLDAARKVTF; the protein is encoded by the coding sequence ATGTCACAACGCTCCAGCGAACTCTTCGAACGCGCCCAGCAACTCATCCCCGGTGGCGTCAACAGCCCCGTCCGCGCCTGTCTCGGCGTCGATAGCGAGCCCCTGTTCATCGCCCGTGCCGCCGGAAGCCGCCTGCATACCGTCGACGGCGAGACCTTCATCGACTTCGTCGAATCGTGGGGCCCCATGCTACTGGGCCACACCCACCCCGAAGTGACTGCCGCCGTACATGCCGCCGTCGACCGGGGCACAAGCTACGGTGCCCCCTGTGAGGACGAGGTCGTCCTCGCCGCCAAGGTCGTCGACGCCCTGCCCGGCGTCGACATGGTGCGCATGGTCAACTCCGGTACGGAAGCGACCATGAGCGCGCTGCGCCTTGCGCGCGGCTATACGGGCCGCACCAAGCTGGTCAAGTTCGTGGGCTGCTACCACGGGCACGCAGACCCCTTCCTCGCCAGCGCAGGTTCGGGCGTGGCCACGCTCTCCATCCCCGGCACTCCGGGCGTGCCTGAAAGCACCGTACGCGACACCCTGCTCGCCCCCTACAACGACCTCGCCGCCGTGAAGGACCTTTTCGCCCTGCACGGCAAGGACATCGCAGCCATCATCGTCGAGGCAGTGGCAGGCAACATGGGCCTCGTGCCCCCCAAGGCCGGTTTCCTCGAGGGACTGCGCGAACTGTGCGACCAGCATGGCGCGCTTCTCATCTTCGATGAGGTCATCACCGGCTTCCGCGTGTCCTTCGGCGGGGCGCAGCAGCGCTTCGGCATCACGCCCGACCTGACCACCCTCGGCAAGATCATCGGCGGCGGCCTGCCCGTCGGGGCGTACGGCGGCAAGCGCGAGATCATGCAGCGCATCGCCCCCTGCGGCGAAGTCTATCAGGCGGGTACGCTCTCGGGTAACCCGCTGGCCATGGCCGCAGGCATCGCCACCCTCGACGTTCTGTCCCGCAGTGACTACGCGGGGCTCGAAGCCCGTGTCGCCGCCTTCGTGAAGGAACTCGAGGCCATCCTCAAGGGCAAGGGGGTGCCTGTCCGCATCAACACGCTGGCCTCCATGTTCACCGTGTTCTTCACCAACGACCCCGTCACGGACTTCGCCTCGGCCAAGACCGCAGACGGCGCGCTGTACACCAGCTTCTACAAGCAGATGCGCGCGCAGGGCATCTATCTGGCACCCTCGCCCTTCGAGGCGGCCATGGTCTCGTTCGCGCACACCGACGACGACCTTGCCGCCATGCTCGACGCCGCGCGCAAGGTCACGTTCTAG
- a CDS encoding cobalt-precorrin 5A hydrolase — protein sequence MEPSDIACHALTPQGADLARRIATALHGTVYLPRRFAQDGEHAFDALAPHLAATFRAHSGHVFIAAAGIVVRGLAPLLGRKDTDPAVVVCDQHGAYAISLLSGHLGGANDLARHVAHITGGHAVITTATDTAGLPSLDMAARDAGCAIRNLGAVKAINGALLEGRPVMLFDPQDRLGLARHVAGQDAAGDENAKASRTDEDSAAHDDRPDGGPTTGVDDADAAPATRVSASHAPLFRCVADLDTLLALPHDVACVAVTWRDIPGTRSRLVLHPPVIHAGIGCRRGAGVEAVARLLDEALRMAGAASHSLAALHTVDIKGDEPALHAVAAARDVRLHCHAAASLAAIEVPNPTPKAAEVLGTGPVGVCEAAAILGSGGGRLLVEKMKGDGVTVALALRP from the coding sequence ATGGAACCGTCCGACATCGCCTGCCATGCCCTCACGCCGCAGGGGGCCGACCTCGCCCGACGCATCGCCACCGCGCTGCATGGCACGGTGTATCTGCCACGCAGGTTCGCACAAGATGGTGAGCACGCCTTCGACGCGCTGGCCCCCCATCTTGCCGCCACGTTCCGTGCCCACTCCGGCCATGTGTTCATCGCTGCCGCGGGTATCGTTGTGCGTGGCCTCGCCCCGCTGCTTGGGCGCAAGGACACCGACCCGGCAGTGGTGGTCTGCGACCAGCACGGGGCCTACGCCATCAGCCTTCTGTCGGGGCATCTCGGCGGCGCCAACGACCTCGCCCGGCACGTGGCGCACATCACGGGCGGCCACGCCGTCATCACCACAGCCACAGACACGGCGGGGCTTCCCTCGCTGGACATGGCGGCGCGCGACGCCGGATGCGCCATCCGCAACCTTGGGGCGGTGAAAGCCATCAATGGCGCCCTGCTTGAGGGGCGTCCGGTGATGCTGTTCGACCCGCAGGACAGGTTGGGGCTTGCAAGGCATGTTGCAGGGCAGGACGCTGCCGGAGACGAGAACGCCAAGGCCAGCCGGACGGATGAAGACTCGGCAGCCCATGACGACCGGCCTGACGGCGGCCCGACAACCGGCGTCGACGATGCGGATGCCGCACCAGCCACACGTGTCAGTGCAAGCCACGCGCCCCTATTCCGGTGTGTGGCCGACCTCGATACCCTTTTGGCACTCCCGCACGACGTCGCCTGCGTCGCCGTCACATGGCGCGACATACCGGGTACGCGTAGCCGTCTCGTGCTCCATCCTCCCGTCATCCACGCCGGAATAGGATGCAGGCGCGGGGCTGGCGTCGAGGCCGTGGCCCGCCTGCTGGACGAGGCGCTGCGCATGGCTGGCGCAGCGTCGCACTCGCTGGCGGCACTGCACACCGTCGACATCAAGGGTGATGAACCCGCCCTGCATGCCGTGGCTGCCGCACGGGACGTTCGCCTCCATTGCCATGCTGCCGCGTCACTCGCCGCCATCGAGGTCCCCAACCCCACGCCCAAAGCGGCGGAGGTGCTCGGCACGGGACCTGTGGGCGTCTGCGAGGCCGCAGCCATTCTCGGTTCAGGCGGCGGCAGGCTGCTGGTCGAAAAGATGAAGGGCGACGGGGTCACCGTGGCCCTTGCCCTGCGCCCATGA
- the cobJ gene encoding precorrin-3B C(17)-methyltransferase, giving the protein MPKTSDHPRGVAPEASAPAPPPAHGAQQAPASAAAPAPLAVVGLGPGDASLLTPQALAALEAADVVVGYTLYVRLIPEEVLQGKTVLSTGMMAEMQRCEAAIDSALAGRPTAVVCSGDPGIYAMAGLVFELLEERGLAETLPVTVVPGIPAVCGAAALLGAPLMHDFACVSLSDLLTPWEVIERRASKALEADFVLVLYNPRSKRRDWQLGAVMDRAKAILPPATPVGVVRDAYRPGQAVFCRTLSTFDPAEVDMLSIVVIGNSATRLVGGRMVTPRGYMEKYR; this is encoded by the coding sequence ATGCCCAAGACCAGCGACCATCCCCGCGGCGTAGCGCCAGAGGCCTCCGCACCCGCGCCCCCCCCCGCCCACGGGGCACAGCAGGCACCAGCATCCGCTGCTGCCCCGGCACCACTTGCCGTGGTGGGTCTCGGCCCCGGAGATGCGTCACTTCTCACGCCACAGGCACTCGCGGCGCTGGAGGCTGCGGATGTTGTCGTGGGGTATACACTCTACGTGCGCCTCATCCCTGAAGAGGTACTACAGGGCAAGACGGTGCTCTCCACAGGCATGATGGCGGAAATGCAACGCTGTGAAGCCGCCATCGACAGTGCGCTGGCGGGCAGGCCCACGGCAGTCGTATGCTCGGGCGACCCCGGCATCTACGCCATGGCGGGACTGGTCTTCGAACTGCTCGAAGAACGGGGATTGGCTGAAACGCTGCCCGTGACGGTGGTGCCGGGCATCCCCGCCGTGTGCGGTGCCGCGGCCCTTCTCGGGGCACCCCTCATGCACGACTTCGCCTGCGTGAGCCTCAGCGACCTTCTCACACCGTGGGAGGTCATCGAACGGCGGGCCAGCAAAGCCCTTGAAGCGGACTTCGTACTGGTGCTCTACAACCCGCGCTCGAAGCGACGCGACTGGCAACTCGGCGCCGTGATGGACAGGGCCAAGGCCATCCTGCCGCCCGCGACACCCGTCGGCGTCGTCCGCGACGCGTACCGCCCCGGTCAGGCCGTGTTCTGCCGGACACTGTCTACGTTCGACCCCGCCGAGGTCGACATGCTCTCCATCGTGGTCATCGGCAACAGCGCAACGCGGCTTGTGGGGGGGCGCATGGTGACGCCGCGTGGCTACATGGAAAAATATCGCTGA
- a CDS encoding cytochrome c3, whose product MRKLFFCGVLALAVAFALPVVAAPKAPADGLKMEATKQPVVFNHSTHKSVKCGDCHHPVNGKEDYRKCGTAGCHDSMDKKDKSAKGYYHVMHDKNTKFKSCVGCHVEVAGADAAKKKDLTGCKKSKCHE is encoded by the coding sequence ATGAGGAAACTGTTTTTCTGCGGCGTACTCGCCCTTGCCGTAGCCTTTGCGCTGCCGGTTGTGGCCGCTCCCAAGGCCCCTGCCGACGGCCTGAAGATGGAAGCCACCAAGCAGCCCGTGGTTTTCAACCACTCCACCCACAAGTCCGTGAAGTGTGGTGACTGCCACCACCCCGTGAACGGCAAGGAAGACTACCGCAAGTGCGGTACCGCCGGCTGCCACGACAGCATGGACAAGAAGGACAAGTCCGCGAAGGGCTACTACCATGTCATGCATGACAAGAACACCAAGTTCAAGTCCTGCGTGGGTTGCCACGTTGAAGTGGCCGGTGCCGATGCCGCCAAGAAGAAGGACCTCACCGGCTGCAAGAAGTCCAAGTGCCACGAATAG
- a CDS encoding ubiquinone/menaquinone biosynthesis methyltransferase, whose translation MSTSEDTLRTSPDTFDADSVTSKGAPQEHARQVSGMFGRIARWYDLLNHVLSGGLDLYWRYRLVRQVVPGPTGRVLDLAAGTLDVAREIHRQHPGMRVPALDFCEAMLRAGQPKLVDGVQDVIWPAVADGRRLPLADASVDCVTIAFGIRNIVPRREAFEEMLRVLVPGGRACILEFGTGKTPVWKGLYNFYLNTLLPLVGRCVSGDAGAYRYLADTIMSFPDADALAAEMHDAGFTRVYHLPLTSGIVRLHVGEKPL comes from the coding sequence GTGAGCACGTCCGAAGACACGCTGCGCACGTCGCCAGACACCTTCGACGCGGACTCGGTGACGTCGAAGGGCGCCCCGCAGGAACACGCGCGACAGGTTTCGGGCATGTTCGGGCGCATCGCCCGCTGGTACGACCTGCTCAACCATGTCCTCAGCGGCGGACTCGACCTCTACTGGCGCTACCGCCTCGTGCGGCAGGTCGTGCCCGGCCCCACCGGACGCGTACTCGACCTTGCGGCAGGCACCCTCGACGTGGCCCGCGAGATTCATCGGCAACATCCGGGCATGCGCGTTCCCGCCCTCGACTTCTGCGAAGCCATGCTGCGGGCGGGGCAACCCAAACTCGTCGACGGCGTACAGGATGTCATCTGGCCCGCCGTGGCCGACGGACGCCGCCTTCCCCTCGCCGACGCCAGTGTGGACTGCGTGACCATAGCCTTCGGCATCCGCAACATCGTGCCCAGACGCGAGGCGTTCGAGGAGATGCTGCGAGTGCTCGTACCCGGCGGCAGAGCGTGCATCCTCGAATTCGGCACCGGCAAGACTCCGGTGTGGAAGGGGCTGTACAACTTCTACCTGAACACCCTGCTGCCACTGGTCGGGCGCTGTGTTTCCGGCGATGCGGGGGCCTATCGCTATCTGGCCGACACCATCATGTCGTTCCCCGATGCCGACGCACTTGCCGCAGAGATGCACGACGCGGGTTTCACGCGGGTGTATCACCTGCCGCTGACGTCGGGTATCGTACGCCTTCATGTGGGAGAGAAACCCCTGTAA
- a CDS encoding DUF2065 domain-containing protein: protein MHFDAGTFLCALGLAFIIEGIPYFLFAERMRDMLTSLAASPPLVLRLMGLCGMGLGLLVVWLSRGLG from the coding sequence ATGCACTTCGACGCCGGTACGTTCCTTTGCGCTCTTGGGCTCGCCTTCATCATCGAGGGCATTCCCTATTTCCTCTTCGCCGAACGGATGCGGGACATGCTCACATCCCTCGCCGCAAGCCCGCCTCTGGTGTTGCGGCTCATGGGACTGTGCGGCATGGGCCTCGGGCTTCTCGTGGTCTGGCTTTCACGCGGGCTGGGCTAG
- a CDS encoding nucleotide sugar dehydrogenase produces MNEQTSFDDIASGRTAVAVVGLGYVGLPLAVALARHFRVIGFDIQQNRVDELSSGHDRTGEVDDASLAATPALFTTDAARLGEAGVIIVAVPTPIDNHRNPDLGPVEKSSITVGRHMKAGCVVVYESTVYPGVTEEVCVPILERESGLVFGRDFTVGYSPERINPGDKVHTLETIMKIVSGSDAATADLLEKVYGSVVTAGIHKAASIKVAEAAKVIENTQRDLNIALMNELSIIFDRLGIDTLEVLEAAGTKWNFLPFRPGLVGGHCIGVDPYYLTFKAEELGYHPQVILAGRRINDGMGKHVAEMTVKRMIRSGCRVAGARVGVLGLTFKENVPDLRNTRVIDVVRELEEYGVTVLVHDPFADPAEAMHEYGLTLAHLKDFQQLDALVVTVPHDVYRAMDLVQVRRWCASSGTPPLLDVRGTFNPGTAREAGFDYWRL; encoded by the coding sequence ATGAACGAACAGACATCTTTCGACGACATCGCATCCGGTCGCACCGCTGTGGCGGTGGTGGGCCTCGGCTATGTGGGGCTACCCCTCGCCGTTGCCCTCGCGCGCCACTTCCGCGTCATCGGCTTCGACATCCAGCAGAACCGGGTGGATGAACTCTCTTCCGGGCACGACCGCACGGGCGAGGTCGACGACGCCAGCCTCGCCGCCACACCCGCCCTCTTCACCACGGACGCCGCCCGCCTCGGCGAGGCAGGGGTCATCATCGTGGCGGTGCCCACCCCCATCGACAACCACCGCAACCCCGACCTCGGCCCGGTGGAGAAGTCCTCCATCACCGTGGGCCGCCACATGAAGGCCGGTTGTGTTGTCGTGTACGAATCGACGGTCTATCCCGGTGTCACCGAAGAGGTCTGTGTCCCCATCCTCGAACGCGAATCGGGCCTCGTCTTCGGACGTGACTTCACCGTGGGCTACTCGCCGGAACGCATCAACCCCGGCGACAAGGTGCACACGCTGGAGACCATCATGAAGATCGTCTCCGGCAGCGACGCCGCAACCGCAGACCTGCTGGAAAAGGTCTACGGCAGCGTGGTCACGGCGGGCATCCACAAGGCGGCATCCATCAAGGTGGCTGAAGCGGCCAAGGTCATCGAGAACACCCAGCGCGACCTCAATATCGCGCTCATGAACGAACTCTCGATCATCTTCGACCGCCTCGGCATCGACACCCTCGAGGTGCTCGAAGCCGCAGGCACCAAATGGAACTTCCTGCCCTTCCGGCCCGGTCTGGTGGGCGGTCACTGCATCGGCGTCGACCCGTACTACCTGACCTTCAAGGCTGAAGAACTGGGCTACCACCCGCAGGTCATCCTCGCCGGACGTCGCATCAACGACGGCATGGGCAAGCATGTGGCCGAAATGACCGTGAAGCGCATGATACGCTCCGGTTGCCGGGTGGCGGGGGCCCGCGTGGGCGTGCTGGGCCTCACCTTCAAGGAGAACGTGCCCGACCTGCGCAACACCCGCGTCATCGATGTGGTTCGCGAACTCGAAGAGTACGGCGTGACCGTACTGGTGCACGACCCCTTCGCCGACCCGGCGGAGGCCATGCACGAATACGGGCTCACCCTCGCGCACCTCAAGGATTTCCAGCAACTCGACGCGCTGGTCGTCACCGTGCCCCACGATGTCTACCGCGCCATGGACCTTGTGCAGGTCCGTCGCTGGTGCGCGTCCTCCGGGACGCCGCCCCTGCTTGACGTACGCGGCACGTTCAACCCCGGCACGGCCCGCGAGGCGGGCTTCGACTACTGGAGACTCTAG
- the mqnB gene encoding futalosine hydrolase: MTLILATATASEMRAVLTGFNGRGRVGCVMPEEGQPVVSPVNECECILLVTGVGPVNAAFQLGRTLAANKRIEGVVNLGIGGSFDMEKAPLCHGVLVDSETWPDYGLATTEGTSAEALRFPLHQDDAGTVWNRIDLAPVASLHNLGLSVPEHSAIGGALTVAAASGHPARAEEMCAHGALIENMEGFALALGCRKAGLPFVEYRIVSNRVGSRAAVDWALDDAFTALGKAARALFC; encoded by the coding sequence ATGACCCTGATTCTCGCCACTGCCACCGCCTCTGAAATGCGCGCCGTGCTCACCGGCTTCAACGGCCGCGGCAGGGTCGGCTGTGTCATGCCCGAAGAGGGCCAGCCTGTCGTCTCGCCCGTCAACGAATGCGAGTGCATCCTGCTTGTCACCGGGGTGGGCCCGGTGAACGCCGCCTTCCAGCTTGGCCGGACACTGGCTGCGAACAAGCGTATCGAAGGTGTCGTCAATCTCGGCATCGGCGGCAGCTTCGACATGGAGAAGGCCCCCCTCTGCCACGGCGTGCTGGTCGACAGCGAGACGTGGCCCGACTACGGTCTTGCCACGACCGAGGGGACCAGCGCCGAAGCCCTGCGCTTTCCGCTGCATCAGGACGACGCAGGCACGGTGTGGAACCGCATCGACCTCGCCCCCGTCGCATCGCTGCATAACCTCGGCCTTTCCGTGCCGGAGCACAGCGCCATCGGTGGGGCACTCACCGTGGCGGCGGCATCGGGGCATCCTGCACGGGCCGAAGAGATGTGCGCCCACGGGGCCCTCATCGAGAACATGGAAGGATTCGCGCTGGCACTGGGGTGCCGCAAGGCGGGCCTGCCCTTCGTCGAATACCGCATCGTCTCCAACCGCGTCGGCTCACGCGCCGCCGTGGACTGGGCACTCGACGACGCCTTCACCGCACTGGGCAAGGCCGCCCGCGCCCTCTTCTGCTGA